A genomic region of Raphanus sativus cultivar WK10039 chromosome 6, ASM80110v3, whole genome shotgun sequence contains the following coding sequences:
- the LOC130496655 gene encoding protein DOWN-REGULATED IN DIF1 11-like — translation MESKTIFKAFFIITTLVSYAYPNLGQEDVEDEPLVNPAREFDRLDAISPASENYNNYILENLPPKYKAYIETCMGKMGYIGIEKCGDNVLKEILTNEHVSRECCLEVVRAGKKCHMEINKLMFRFYQLKRFASQVSFKINEIWNRCSAEIESPSSSVDGTI, via the coding sequence ATGGAGTCTAAGACAATTTTCAAGGCATTTTTCATAATCACCACTTTAGTGTCATATGCGTATCCAAATTTGGGTCAAGAAGATGTTGAAGATGAACCACTGGTCAATCCTGCTCGCGAGTTTGATAGATTGGATGCGATATCGCCGGCTTCGGAAAATTACAATAATTATATTCTAGAGAACCTCCCACCAAAATACAAAGCATATATAGAAACATGCATGGGTAAGATGGGGTACATTGGTATTGAGAAATGTGGTGATAATGTTCTTAAAGAAATTCTTACGAATGAACATGTTTCAAGAGAGTGTTGTCTGGAGGTAGTAAGAGCTGGAAAAAAATGCCACATGGAGATTAATAAGTTGATGTTTCGATTTTATCAACTCAAACGTTTTGCTTCTCAagtttctttcaaaattaatgaGATTTGGAACAGATGTTCTGCTGAAATTGAAAGTCCTTCATCATCTGTTGATGGCACGATTTAG